A region from the Hypericibacter adhaerens genome encodes:
- a CDS encoding SirB1 family protein, which produces MSATADRPPVATVPPWPDAMPARDYLASIGAAPEATVDLASAALALASLDRPQASLAAARAHLTALGQAVANAFAVAGRDDLDACRFALAAVLARQEGYDGDRDNYDDLANANLLSVIERRRGLPVALGILYLHAARWQGWDAVGLDFPGHFVIRLEHAGGRAILDPFNGGAVLEVAELRRLVKVVHGPAAELEARHYDPLPDRAVLLRLENNIKRRLIAARALSAAAEHVRRMLLFAPDENGLWRELGLIEAESGNLRAAAEALERFTAAASESSERQQARRLIRELKSRLN; this is translated from the coding sequence ATGAGCGCCACCGCCGACCGTCCCCCCGTTGCAACCGTCCCGCCCTGGCCCGACGCCATGCCGGCGCGCGACTACCTGGCCTCGATCGGCGCCGCGCCGGAGGCGACCGTCGATCTGGCGAGCGCCGCCCTGGCGCTCGCTTCCCTGGACCGCCCGCAAGCGTCCCTGGCGGCGGCGCGGGCGCATCTGACGGCGCTGGGGCAGGCGGTGGCGAACGCGTTCGCCGTCGCCGGCCGCGACGATCTCGATGCCTGCCGCTTCGCCCTCGCGGCGGTGCTGGCCCGGCAGGAAGGCTATGACGGCGACCGCGACAATTACGACGATCTCGCCAATGCCAATCTGCTGTCGGTGATCGAGCGCCGGCGCGGCCTGCCGGTGGCGCTCGGCATCCTCTATCTCCATGCCGCGCGCTGGCAGGGCTGGGACGCGGTCGGGCTCGACTTCCCGGGCCATTTCGTGATCCGCCTCGAGCATGCGGGCGGACGGGCGATCCTCGATCCCTTCAATGGCGGCGCGGTGCTGGAAGTGGCGGAGCTGCGCCGCCTGGTGAAGGTGGTCCATGGGCCGGCGGCCGAGCTCGAGGCGCGCCACTACGATCCCCTGCCCGATCGCGCGGTGCTGCTGCGGCTCGAGAACAACATCAAGCGGCGCCTGATCGCGGCGCGCGCGCTCAGCGCCGCGGCCGAGCATGTGCGCCGCATGCTGCTTTTCGCGCCCGACGAGAACGGTCTCTGGCGGGAGCTCGGGTTGATCGAGGCCGAGAGCGGCAATCTCCGGGCCGCGGCCGAGGCGCTCGAGCGCTTCACGGCGGCCGCTTCCGAAAGCAGCGAGCGCCAGCAGGCGCGCAGGCTGATCCGGGAGCTCAAGTCCCGGCTGAACTGA